In Nitrosarchaeum koreense MY1, one genomic interval encodes:
- a CDS encoding TIGR00266 family protein, whose amino-acid sequence MKFQITKDPMSMLEIDMNKGESIRADGGSFVFKIGNFDIKTHTREGFLKNLKVSILGQESFFINDFNAMGDSCKLGLSGPPVGDIIEIPITAEQGFIIQSGTYVASTSSVDLDTKWQGFSKGIFGTELFMLKATGKGSVFVNAYGGIIKKELESGETMTLDNYHLVALSNNSHYVVTKFGGIKSTLFSGEGLVTEITGPAIVYFQTKNLKELMDLISGEHTKDNSSNTHTMAQAAMLGLRFASGFK is encoded by the coding sequence ATGAAATTTCAGATTACAAAAGATCCTATGAGCATGTTGGAAATCGACATGAACAAAGGAGAGTCGATTAGGGCAGATGGAGGGTCATTTGTTTTTAAAATAGGAAATTTCGACATAAAGACTCACACAAGAGAAGGATTTCTAAAAAATCTAAAAGTATCAATTTTAGGACAAGAATCATTTTTCATTAACGATTTTAATGCCATGGGAGACAGTTGCAAATTGGGTCTATCAGGACCCCCAGTGGGCGATATCATTGAAATTCCCATCACAGCAGAACAAGGATTCATCATACAATCCGGTACGTATGTTGCATCAACAAGTTCTGTTGATCTAGATACCAAATGGCAGGGGTTTTCAAAAGGAATTTTTGGAACCGAATTATTCATGTTAAAAGCTACTGGAAAAGGTTCTGTTTTTGTTAACGCATATGGCGGAATTATTAAAAAAGAATTAGAATCAGGTGAAACAATGACTCTGGATAATTATCATTTAGTCGCACTTAGCAACAATTCTCATTATGTAGTAACTAAATTTGGAGGAATCAAAAGTACTCTGTTTAGTGGAGAAGGATTAGTTACGGAAATTACAGGTCCTGCCATAGTTTACTTTCAAACTAAAAATCTAAAAGAACTAATGGATCTTATTTCGGGAGAACATACGAAGGATAATTCTTCAAACACACATACTATGGCTCAAGCTGCAATGTTAGGGTTGAGATTTGCGTCAGGATTTAAATGA
- the map gene encoding type II methionyl aminopeptidase, whose translation MQSEDYIKAGKIAAEVREMAREKNWVGKTVYEICEEIESQIKKRGAKCAFPVNTSINEIAAHYTAEPNDPTTISESDLLKIDLGAQINGYIADTAVTVCQDPQYTGLIQAAEEALSNAMSMIKVGVKASDIGRTIEKTIKQTGFKPIANLSGHSLGQYTIHAGRSIPNIWSVGGFTLAGDTAYACEPFVTTEDGGGFVRNGKTKNIFALNSRKKTKNDEADKLLDYIWEKFNMLPFALRWITKEWEEKKARDLLELLVNKKAVQAYPVLIEINEKKVAQAEHTFIPNDNGVTITTISQ comes from the coding sequence TTGCAATCTGAAGATTATATCAAAGCTGGAAAAATAGCTGCAGAAGTAAGAGAAATGGCAAGAGAGAAAAACTGGGTTGGAAAAACAGTTTATGAAATTTGTGAAGAAATAGAAAGTCAAATTAAAAAACGAGGAGCAAAATGTGCATTTCCTGTAAATACAAGTATTAATGAAATTGCTGCTCATTACACGGCAGAACCAAATGATCCGACAACTATTTCAGAATCAGATTTGTTAAAAATTGATCTTGGTGCTCAAATTAATGGATACATTGCAGATACTGCAGTTACAGTATGTCAAGATCCACAATACACAGGATTAATTCAAGCAGCGGAAGAAGCACTAAGCAATGCAATGTCTATGATAAAAGTTGGAGTCAAGGCAAGTGATATCGGTAGAACTATAGAAAAAACAATTAAACAAACTGGATTCAAACCAATTGCAAATCTTAGCGGGCATTCTTTAGGACAATATACAATTCATGCAGGGAGATCTATTCCAAACATCTGGTCAGTTGGCGGATTTACACTTGCAGGGGATACAGCTTATGCGTGTGAGCCATTTGTCACTACGGAAGATGGGGGTGGTTTTGTAAGGAATGGAAAAACAAAAAATATTTTTGCATTAAACTCTAGAAAAAAAACAAAAAATGACGAAGCCGATAAATTGCTTGATTACATATGGGAGAAATTTAACATGTTACCTTTTGCGCTAAGATGGATTACAAAAGAATGGGAAGAAAAGAAAGCCCGAGATCTATTAGAACTACTTGTTAACAAAAAGGCAGTCCAAGCATATCCAGTTTTAATTGAGATAAATGAGAAAAAAGTAGCCCAAGCAGAGCACACCTTTATTCCAAATGATAACGGAGTTACAATAACTACTATTTCTCAATAG
- a CDS encoding site-specific integrase, producing the protein MSYIADNTTRAEFLAERKIRSRQVAQVALNQFDIFCKFQYEKDGDTLIKDIKDSGIADKAYTVMNQFCMWLGEDHPEIQVIMGKSSRPMRKRQPMTTRGYLVVIKAYFEEFGGIEINDRRFKKRVRQQKRINHDPEPFTHEEIRLLCDTASPEKKLLYMVLKDTAMRVGEALHLYKEDIDLTTNPISINIRAETTKTSTARTVHITPETVPMLINKINNTQDGKKIFATNKDHLKAVSNETLMMTFYRKKIGGTFLEKYSHNGRHKKNIHSLRAFAITQIADVHGEEFAHGYAGHTKYLGQYIRRNEKIPEMIKRCAPKLMIYESIVVVDQDERVKKLEEEQQKSRLDMMALTNIMSQLADIKADSVRKDLEIKQLQNMLENKESSSIPSIS; encoded by the coding sequence ATGTCATATATTGCAGATAACACCACAAGAGCCGAATTTCTAGCCGAAAGGAAGATTCGTAGTAGACAAGTTGCCCAAGTAGCCCTAAACCAGTTTGATATTTTCTGTAAATTTCAATATGAAAAGGACGGCGACACTCTAATCAAAGACATCAAGGATTCTGGAATTGCTGATAAAGCCTATACTGTAATGAATCAATTTTGTATGTGGTTAGGCGAGGATCATCCTGAAATCCAAGTAATAATGGGTAAATCCTCAAGACCAATGAGAAAAAGACAACCTATGACGACCCGCGGTTATCTGGTAGTTATCAAGGCATATTTTGAAGAATTTGGAGGAATAGAAATCAATGACAGACGTTTTAAAAAAAGAGTTAGACAACAAAAAAGAATAAACCATGACCCCGAACCTTTCACTCATGAAGAGATTAGACTATTATGCGATACAGCCAGTCCTGAAAAAAAATTACTTTACATGGTTCTAAAAGATACCGCGATGCGCGTTGGGGAGGCACTTCATCTATACAAAGAAGACATTGATCTTACAACCAATCCGATTTCGATTAATATTAGAGCCGAGACAACAAAAACAAGTACTGCAAGAACAGTTCACATCACACCTGAAACTGTACCGATGTTAATTAATAAAATCAATAACACACAAGATGGCAAAAAAATCTTTGCAACAAACAAAGACCATCTAAAAGCCGTAAGCAATGAAACATTGATGATGACTTTTTACCGTAAAAAAATCGGTGGCACATTTCTTGAAAAATATTCTCATAATGGACGTCATAAAAAGAATATCCACTCACTTCGGGCTTTCGCTATTACTCAAATTGCCGATGTACATGGTGAGGAATTTGCACATGGGTATGCTGGACATACAAAATATCTTGGGCAATATATCCGAAGAAATGAAAAAATACCTGAAATGATTAAACGATGTGCGCCAAAATTGATGATTTACGAATCGATAGTAGTAGTTGATCAAGATGAGCGGGTAAAGAAACTAGAAGAAGAACAACAAAAATCACGATTAGATATGATGGCACTCACAAACATAATGTCTCAATTAGCAGATATCAAGGCTGATAGTGTTAGAAAGGATTTAGAAATAAAACAGCTACAAAATATGCTTGAGAATAAAGAATCGTCCTCAATACCCTCAATATCTTAA
- a CDS encoding DeoR family transcriptional regulator, with product MSSLNQILVKYLKTNHTQYATLDDVPRFREYFLNYLQVIWKTPEENLEIRYKNTCKSLSEGKAMRDIRLGAVYGLIFHCNVKQYQIAHLVGVSVRTIRRDMNYLHKQIYEK from the coding sequence ATGAGTTCATTAAATCAAATACTAGTAAAATATCTAAAAACAAATCATACACAATATGCAACATTAGACGATGTACCACGATTTAGAGAATATTTCCTCAATTACTTGCAAGTGATTTGGAAGACGCCAGAAGAAAACCTAGAAATCAGATACAAAAACACATGTAAGTCACTTAGTGAAGGCAAAGCGATGAGGGATATTCGACTTGGGGCAGTGTATGGATTAATTTTCCATTGTAACGTAAAACAATACCAAATAGCGCATCTGGTTGGTGTTAGTGTAAGAACAATTAGACGTGATATGAATTATCTTCATAAACAAATCTATGAAAAATAA
- a CDS encoding cation transporter: MPDDDDLPKDLSHITPAYRRALWLVVLLNVGYGIADMVGGFLADSQALKADALDFLGDGSITFLGLLAIGWGLKLRARSALLQGIFLGVMGIAVLGYTIYRTQILHVPEAGLMGIFGFGALLINVIAVIILLPHRKGDANVRAVWLFSRNDALGNILVIIGAGFVFLTGTSYPDLIVAGIIASLFLHSSFSIIKDARNDMKESVK; encoded by the coding sequence ATGCCAGACGATGATGATTTACCAAAAGATCTTTCCCATATAACACCTGCATATCGTAGGGCATTATGGTTAGTTGTTTTACTCAATGTAGGATATGGCATTGCAGATATGGTTGGTGGATTTTTAGCAGATTCTCAAGCACTCAAAGCTGATGCACTTGATTTTCTAGGTGATGGTTCAATCACATTCTTAGGATTGCTTGCAATAGGTTGGGGGTTGAAATTGCGTGCTCGCTCAGCTCTTCTACAAGGAATTTTTCTTGGTGTAATGGGAATAGCAGTACTTGGTTATACAATATATCGCACACAAATTCTGCATGTTCCTGAAGCTGGATTGATGGGGATCTTTGGCTTTGGTGCACTTTTGATAAATGTAATTGCAGTTATCATATTACTTCCACATAGGAAAGGTGATGCTAACGTACGTGCAGTATGGCTCTTTAGTCGTAACGATGCGTTAGGTAATATTTTGGTGATAATTGGTGCAGGTTTTGTATTTTTGACAGGAACATCATACCCCGATCTCATAGTAGCTGGCATAATAGCAAGTCTCTTTCTTCATTCATCTTTCTCAATAATTAAAGACGCGAGAAATGACATGAAAGAATCTGTGAAGTGA
- a CDS encoding cupredoxin domain-containing protein, with the protein MSVFVFIIFDANSISDSYAEEITINIPFGAYSPELNTPAEVWYDPPVVSATVGDTITWINNDKEGHTVTSGQGSGRFGWMNNDFGISDGLFDSDRFMPGESWSYKFEESGTFSYYCTIHPWMDGVITIKESVLDYPHDAFENKIESFPVIKFTPDNIIEVDLTWEPNVIKTHEKVQFIYQFYSRATNANLAKMQYDFVLIQNGKEIYRDTGLTQIGGDYRNFVFDNTGSVIIRFEGIEGTAGTISDKTIDVTTSKAARTTEFSTIVHENQEKMNHEQMQIKPAQRLELYYGLYPIIILVPGVLFIIALFWMKKSKKNSSQNTSSSTPI; encoded by the coding sequence TTGAGTGTTTTTGTGTTTATTATTTTTGATGCAAATTCCATTTCTGATTCTTACGCTGAAGAGATCACAATTAACATTCCATTTGGAGCATATAGTCCCGAATTAAATACGCCTGCTGAGGTGTGGTATGATCCCCCAGTTGTATCTGCTACAGTTGGAGATACAATTACTTGGATAAATAACGATAAGGAAGGTCATACTGTTACAAGCGGACAAGGTTCTGGAAGATTTGGTTGGATGAACAATGATTTTGGAATTTCTGATGGTTTGTTTGACAGTGATAGATTCATGCCAGGTGAATCTTGGTCATACAAATTTGAAGAGTCAGGTACTTTTTCTTATTATTGTACAATTCATCCGTGGATGGATGGCGTTATAACAATTAAAGAATCTGTATTAGATTATCCTCATGATGCATTTGAAAATAAGATAGAGTCATTTCCAGTTATCAAATTCACCCCTGACAATATTATTGAGGTAGATCTTACGTGGGAACCAAATGTTATCAAAACACATGAAAAAGTACAATTCATCTATCAATTTTATAGTCGTGCAACAAATGCAAATCTTGCCAAAATGCAGTATGACTTTGTTTTAATTCAAAATGGCAAAGAGATCTATCGCGATACTGGACTTACACAGATTGGCGGGGACTATCGAAATTTTGTATTTGACAATACTGGCTCGGTTATAATACGATTTGAGGGAATAGAAGGTACCGCAGGCACGATTAGTGATAAAACCATTGATGTCACTACTTCAAAAGCTGCAAGAACTACTGAATTCTCCACTATTGTCCATGAGAACCAAGAAAAAATGAATCATGAGCAAATGCAAATCAAACCTGCACAGCGCTTGGAACTCTATTATGGATTGTATCCGATAATCATTTTAGTTCCAGGTGTGCTTTTTATTATCGCATTATTTTGGATGAAAAAATCAAAAAAGAATTCATCCCAGAACACATCTAGTTCCACACCGATTTAA
- a CDS encoding winged helix-turn-helix domain-containing protein: MMIKSLKRKTILQIVESNPGVGFIDIQKHTGYANGVLSHHLKRLENEGHIRIKHGKRKIWIFSSIVNTDNDNLLIFFRKETCQKILLFLLDVKIATFSQIRDAVEKSPSTTSVTMKMLLGEKLIRKIYGFPLKYELEDYEKTLQVIETIKPSNVDVLKDRFADTFSYY, from the coding sequence ATGATGATAAAATCACTCAAAAGAAAAACTATTCTGCAAATAGTGGAATCAAATCCAGGCGTGGGGTTTATCGATATTCAAAAACATACAGGTTATGCTAACGGAGTTCTTAGTCATCATTTGAAAAGATTGGAAAATGAAGGACACATTAGGATAAAGCATGGAAAACGTAAGATTTGGATATTTTCTTCTATTGTGAATACTGATAATGATAATCTTCTAATTTTTTTTAGAAAAGAAACATGTCAAAAAATTCTGCTTTTTCTTTTAGATGTTAAAATTGCAACCTTTAGTCAAATACGTGATGCAGTTGAAAAAAGTCCTAGTACAACTTCAGTTACTATGAAAATGTTGCTTGGAGAAAAATTGATAAGAAAAATTTATGGATTTCCTTTAAAATATGAATTAGAAGATTACGAAAAAACTTTACAAGTAATTGAAACAATAAAACCATCTAATGTTGATGTACTAAAAGATAGATTTGCAGATACTTTCTCTTATTATTGA
- a CDS encoding SMP-30/gluconolactonase/LRE family protein — MKKYLYFVAGTVFLIATLFVIIAFNELPEEAISQTTETDVMPELTGTPADNYSPNERLQHCGSSDAKTNQYIKEFEIPTPCSQPLSIISDAEGKIWFTQTNTGKVAKFDPESKLFTEYYNDQWSLNSASMMWGIAYTEDNEIWFTDEKNESLWKFSISEEKYSKFQIPAKTKKSFPQKIGLYNDNFVINDFTGSQIVILNHEKLDEGKFTNATISIPEGFFTSQAVIDDKGNIWFVMWKYQKEVILVKTNSITQEVEQHTLPDSIQAPNGVSVGSLGNIWIADTAGSSFYKFSPDTKKVLEYTTSKPSISTYGNASGLIKTPITRPYWNAFDSEGNLWFNQQTGNRLAVFNPNSESLIEYDIPSKNPTWSDCGDLTDCGISQSFGFTFKDKQVWFTEWVENNIGVLDTSVKIPISLETEKGEIVIKQGEQQEILVTVTPQTSQSMNVVLFGNSNSELIKINTKLEPTHISEQAMQIPVTIFVDENAHQGIYKILLGTQIPDVSVSTYVTIKVI; from the coding sequence GTGAAAAAGTATCTATATTTTGTAGCAGGAACAGTTTTTTTGATTGCTACCCTATTTGTCATTATTGCTTTTAATGAATTACCTGAAGAGGCTATTTCACAGACAACAGAAACAGATGTGATGCCAGAATTAACTGGAACTCCTGCGGACAATTACAGTCCTAATGAAAGGTTGCAACATTGCGGAAGTTCAGATGCAAAAACAAATCAATATATCAAAGAGTTTGAAATTCCCACGCCTTGTTCTCAGCCTCTTTCTATAATTTCTGATGCTGAAGGCAAAATTTGGTTTACTCAGACAAATACGGGCAAAGTTGCAAAGTTTGATCCTGAATCAAAACTATTTACAGAATATTACAATGATCAATGGTCATTAAATAGTGCATCAATGATGTGGGGGATAGCATATACAGAAGATAATGAAATTTGGTTTACTGATGAAAAAAACGAATCATTGTGGAAATTTTCAATCTCTGAAGAAAAATATTCAAAGTTCCAAATTCCCGCAAAAACAAAAAAATCATTTCCACAGAAAATTGGACTGTATAATGACAATTTTGTGATTAATGATTTTACAGGAAGCCAAATTGTTATCTTAAATCATGAAAAATTAGATGAAGGTAAATTTACTAACGCTACTATTTCAATTCCAGAGGGATTCTTTACAAGTCAAGCAGTTATTGATGATAAAGGAAACATTTGGTTTGTAATGTGGAAATATCAAAAAGAGGTAATTCTTGTTAAAACAAATTCCATTACACAAGAAGTGGAACAACATACTCTTCCAGATTCAATTCAAGCGCCAAATGGCGTTTCTGTTGGATCATTAGGGAATATTTGGATTGCAGATACTGCAGGAAGTTCGTTTTACAAATTCAGTCCAGACACTAAAAAAGTGTTAGAGTATACCACTTCAAAGCCGTCCATTTCGACATATGGAAATGCTTCAGGATTGATTAAAACTCCAATTACTCGCCCATATTGGAATGCATTTGATTCAGAAGGCAACTTGTGGTTTAATCAGCAGACAGGAAATAGATTGGCAGTGTTTAATCCAAATTCTGAATCATTAATTGAATATGACATCCCATCAAAGAATCCCACTTGGTCAGATTGTGGGGATTTAACTGACTGTGGGATATCCCAAAGTTTTGGATTTACCTTTAAAGATAAACAAGTATGGTTTACAGAATGGGTAGAAAACAATATCGGAGTCTTAGATACCTCAGTGAAAATTCCAATCTCACTTGAAACAGAAAAAGGGGAGATTGTCATCAAACAAGGAGAACAACAAGAAATTTTGGTGACTGTAACACCTCAAACAAGCCAAAGTATGAACGTAGTTTTATTTGGAAACTCAAATTCTGAACTGATTAAAATTAATACAAAATTAGAACCGACACACATTTCAGAACAAGCAATGCAAATACCTGTAACTATTTTTGTTGACGAAAATGCCCACCAAGGAATCTACAAGATTTTACTAGGAACCCAAATTCCAGATGTATCAGTATCCACTTATGTTACAATCAAAGTTATCTGA